In Nitrospirota bacterium, the genomic window GTATTCTTGTTGACCCGCCGGAATACATTATTCCCTGTATCAGCCACATACAGATAATCTCCATCAACAGCTATTCCCCTCGGATAATTAAATCTTACATAGAATGTGGTGCCATCTTTATAACCAGATATACCGGGCATACCGGCTATCGTCTTTACCTGCCCTGTAGAGGCAAGGATTCTCCTGATCGAATGATTGCCGCTGTCTGTCACATAAAGGTATTTGCCGTCAGTAGTAATACCCCTTGGGTCGTTAAACCCTGCTGCTGCCCCTGTACTGTCAGCAGTTCCTGGCGAACCGGTGCTTGTGACGTAATCACTCAAGCCGGCTACAAGTCCCACATACCCGGTAAGCAGATTGATCCTTCGTATAAGATGGTTTCCGGAATCAGCTACATACAGATGATTTCCAATGATACAAATCCCCCGTGGCGAGTTAAACATGGGGTAGCCAAATTCACTGTTTACAAAACCGGCTGTGCCGGGAACTCCTGCTATCGTAGTTACTTCTCTGGTGGAAATGACCACTTTTCTTATAGTATGGTTTCCTGTGTCAGCCACATACAGATTCCCCATGCCATCTGCGACAATACCAACCGGATTGTAAAAGCTGGCAGAATAACCGGCACTATATGTGTAGCCGGACTTCCCGATATTGCCGGCTATCAGAATAAGCGGGGCATTGACCAAGTTTGTTATATTCAACTTGCGTATGGCCTGGTTGCCTCTGTCTGCTACGTAGAGGATATTACCTGCCAAATCAGCTCCTGCCGGAGAATTCAATGAAACCCCCTTATTTAAGGAGTACGAAAATGTTGCAGTTTCTCCGGTATTCATCTTTACCCTTCTGATTCTGCTGCTTCCTGTATCCATTACATAGAGATATGTCCCGTCTGTATTAATCCCTGTAGGAGAAGAAAAGGATGTTGTCTTGCCAGTCCCATCTGTAGAATCACCATAGCTGCTTTCCCCAGCCTGAAGAGCGGTGCACTTCCTTACCACTGTTTCCACGCCATTTGTTACTGTAACCTCATCTACGCAGTCTACATCTCCTGCAAGTAAAGATACCTCCCCGGTAGTAAGATTTATTTTTCTGATGATATGGTTTCCTGTATCTGACACATAAAGAATGTCATTATGCCATGTAATACCTTCAGGCAAATTAAATAATGGAGCACCATCCGCACTTTCCACGAGACCTGAGGTTCCACGGCTGCCGGATATGGTTACGACAATTCCTGTATTTGGGTCCACCCTTCTTATGGCATGATTACCCGTATCAGCAACATATAGAAAGGTCCCATCCGTTGTAATGTCTCCGGGACTATTAAAATGGGCAATACCTGAAGACCCCTCACTTGAGTCATTCAGTCCGGCGACACCGCTCTGACCTGCAAGAGTTGTCACTTCCTTTGTAAGAATGTCAATGATGCGAATAACATGATTCCCTGAATCAGCTATATACAGCTTCCCATTTATCCTCACACCCCGTTTGGGTGATTTAAACCTTGCATCTATGCCGATTCCATTCACAGATCCTGATTCAGCAGGGTATCCGGCAAATGTACGCACCTCGCCTGTAGAAATATTCATGCTCCTGATTATATGATTGTTCGTATCAACTATATATATGAAATTTCCACTCTCATCTGCTATAACATCTGTAGGGGAGTTAAATACTGCGGAACTCTCTGAACTATCAGTAGCTCCGGACACGCCGGCTTTACCTGCAATAGTTGTAACCTCACCTGTCTCTCCATCCACTTTTCTTATAAGGTGATTATAGGTATCCGCTACGTACAGGGTATTGCCATCTATTGCAATACCGCCTGGAGTGCTAAATCTGCTGTTAACACCTGCATCATCTGTAGCGCCTGTATACGATGGCGCCCCTGCTATTGTTTCTATCTCTCCGGTAGAGATGTTGACACTGCGTATCGTGTTATTATTCATATCAGTAACATAGATGTAGTCGCCTGCAATAGCAATCTCAGCAGGACTGTTGAACCTGCCAATACCAGGCGGACCATCTAAAAACCCGGGTACCCGCGGTGTTCCGGCCAGAGTAATAACTGTGCCATTAATCAGGTCTATGACCCGGATAAGATCATTCCCTATCTCAGAAACAAATAGTTCGCCTCCTTTTAAATAAAGACCAGATGGATAAGAAAATCGTGCATTAAGAAGTGACCCATCTGAAATGCCGCTCTCCCCGGCTTTTCCTGCCAGTGTAATGACCTCTCCTGTTTGAATATCCAGTCTCCGTATAGTGTGATTATTGGAATCAGCTATGAATAAAAACTCCCCATCAGTAGTTATACCCAACGGATTGTTAAATCTGGAAGAGTCACCGATACCATCTGCAGAACCACGGGTTTTAACTGAACCTGCTATGGTTAATGTTGTACCGCTGTTCTTGTCAACACGTCTAATAACCTGATTATCCGTATCCGTAACATAAAGCACACTGCCAATTGCAGTTATTCCTGACGGCATCTGGAACATGGTATCCGCGCCAGTTCCATCTGAATAACCAGCCTGACCTCGCCTGCCTGAAAGTGTAGTAACCTCACCACTGTACATCCCGACCTTACGAATAACCTGGTTATAGGTATCAGTGACAAACAGATTTAAACCATCTGCAACAAGCCCCTCAGGGTAGTTAAATCCGGCATCCCTGCCGGTTCCATCGCTAAAACCCCGCCTGCCGGGATAACCTGCCAGGGTTGTTACGGATTTAGTGGATAAATCAATCTTTCGTATCGTGTGATTTTGCCTGTCAGTGACATAGATATTGTTTCCATAAACTGTCATTCCGGTGGGCGAATAAAATCTTGCAAGTGTGCCTGTAGCATCGGATGTACCTGAACCACCTGGCTTCCCTGCCAGCAATAACATCTTACCGCCGGTTATACTGTTATTGCCTTCTAATATTGGACCAATTGTTTTATACTCACTGCTACAACCTGTGAGTATATAAGTCAAAAGGCAGGCTGTTAATAGAATGGGAAGACTGATGAACAAACTATGATGTCTTGACATTAATACTATTGAAATGCAATAAATATGCCAACTATATCGTCATTGCCTGTTAATCTTATATATCCCTATTACGAGTTCACTCGTTTTGGAATCATTTACACCATCAATGAATTTAAGATCAGAAGGCGCCAGTTCTTTATGAAACAGGAACCGCAATTCGGGTCTCAGGAAATAATCATATCTTCTGTCAACTACTATGTAATCAACTCCTTTTTGATTAGCAAGCTCAATAACGGCATTATAAGTAGACGGCGTTAAAAACCAGGTAGCGCCGGCAAAATAAGGTATATAGGGTTTCCTTGTCATCATCCTGAGGGGATGGGGCAGGTTTGTGTTCATCCATCGCCCGACGATTTTGTCTGGGTCTGTAAATGCCTTTTTTGTAATCCAGGAGCTGTTAAAGTTGAATGGAAAAACCTGAAGTTGATATATAAATGACACGAGGACAATGCCTGTTGAAACAGGCACCATAGCATATCTGACTGCCTTCCATTTAATGGCATCATAGATATGAACGATTCCACCGGATGTTGTAATTAATAGTAGTGGAACAATAGGAGATATATACCTGACTCTCTCATCCAACAGAGGAGATAGAGGCTGCACTAAAAGGGCCAAAAAATAGAATATGACAAATAAGAACGGATAAATGGCTTTTCGACCCGGGAATAATCCGGCAGCAATAAAAATAATGGTTAAGACAAGCATCTTAAACAATGCAGACAGGTAATTCCTGGCATTATTAATAACCTTGTTAGAGACCCTCTCAATGACATCCCCCCCTGTTTTTTTTGCATCAAGCCTCTCCCATCCGGACGTGGTAGCAGATCCTTCATACGTGATCGTGCTTTTTATGCTGCCATAGGATCCGGCAATGGTCCAATGACCATAAAAAGAATGCAGCTTCACGAGGTAGGCGCTTGTTACAAGGATAAAACCTGCAAAAAAAATCATCAGTGGCACCATAACTTTTTTAAACAACTTCTTTAGATTAAAATCACCCTTCCAGCCAGTGCCTGAGACGGCAGATTTAGTAAAATTCAGAGAATAAAATATTACAGAGATGATGACTGCAGGAACAGCAACCAGTCCTATGATCCTTGTCATGTACGACAACCCAATGCATGCGCCGCTAAGCAGGAGAAAAACGTTTTTCCTGCCCTCAATTCCATGCCAGCCAAGGGCAATGCCGGAAAGGAATAGGGTAATGAACAGTGACTCAGTCAGCATGACCCCTGACCAGCGTATCATCAGAGGACTTAACAAAATCAATACGGCACTCAACCATGCGGACCTTTCATCATATATTGCCTTCGCAAGATAGAATACAGGGATAACTAACAAGGCCCCTGCTATAACAGAGACCAAAACACCGGAGAACTCTATATCACCTGTAACAAATGAAAGGACGGCGCTTGAGATTGAATAAAGAGGCGGCAATATGGAATCAATCCCTTCATGGAAGTCAAATGAGAACTTCCCATTGAGGATTGACTTTGCAAAAGAAAGATACAGACATGAATCCGGGACTACTATTGTCGGGGGTGCACCAAACAATCGCAGGATAAAGGACAGGAAAACAAATCCTCCTAATGCAATCACCCTGGCAGTTAGAAATCTCTTCATGGCAACTGTGAAACCCATCGCTATCCCTTAATCTCATACACCCCGGTCACAAGTTCGCCTGTCCTGGGATTACGCGTTCCATAAATGAGTTTCAGATCAGCAGGCGCCTGTTCTGTCTGAAACAGAAACCGCAGCTCTGGTCTCAAATAATAATCATACTTTCTGTCAATCACGAGATAATCAATTCCATTTTGATCAGCAAAAGCAATGACAGCATTATAAGTAGGCGGCGTTAAAAACCAGATAGCATCGGCATAATATGGTATAAAGGGTTTCCTTGCCATAACCCTTGCCGAATGGGGCAGATTCTCCTTCATCCAACGTCCGACATCTTTTTCGGGATCTATAAATACCCTTTTTTTTGTCCAGGATTCATTCAGGTTGAGGGGAAATAACCACAACTGTGGTATCCAGGATATCAGGATCATTCCAGCTGCCAGTGGAATGACTAAATACCTGATTGCCTTCCCTCTAAGCATTTCATAGATGCGGAGTATCCCGCCGGATGCTGCAATCATTAATATAGGGAGAATTGGAGACAGGTACCTCACCTTCTCCTCTGCCAAAGGAGAGAGCGGCTGCACCAAAAGCGCTAAAAAATAAAAAATGGTAAAGAAAACCAGATAAACAACTTTTCTGTTTGAAAATAATCCTGCAGCAATAAAAATAATAGTTAAGATAAGCATTTTAAAAAGCGCTGACAAATAACTCTGTATATTAACAATTATCTTTTTTGATACTGCATCTATAAAATTTGTTTCTGTTTGCTGGGACGCTAACTTTTCCCATCCGTGCAGGGTTTCAGCCCCCTCAAATGTCATCGTGCCTTTTATACTTCCGTAAGAACCTGAAAGGGTCCAGAATCCATAAAAGGAGTGCATCTTCACCAGATAGACTCCTGTAACAAGGAGAACGCCAACGGATAAAATAATGACAGGTGTTAACATGTCCCTGAATAGCTTTGAACCGGTTGTTTTACGGGACACCACATAATTATACACGATATACATGACAAGGGCCGGAACAGCAACCAGCCCTATAATTCTTGTCATATACGATAGTCCGATAAATGCTCCGCTTAGGAACAACAGGATGTTTTTTTTACCCTCAATTCCATACCAGCCAAAGGCAATGGCGGACAGGAAGAGCGTAATAAATAAGGATTCTGTCAAAATGACCCCTGACCAGCGTATCAGGGATGGATTCAAAAATATTAAGACGGCACTTATCCATGCTGCCTTTTCATTATATGTGGCCTTTGCGAGATAGAAGACAGGAATAATCAATAATGCCCCTGCAAGCGCAGATATGAAAATACCTGACAGCTCAATATTCCCTGTAAAAAATGAAAGGATGGCGCTTGAAATAGAATAAAGCGGCGGCATTATAATATCATCCCCGTTACGAAAATTAAAAGAAAATTGCCCTCTCAGTATGGACTTTGCGAAAGACAGATACATGCATGAATCCGGGTATAATATCACAGGGGGTGCATTAAAATATCGCACGAGAAAGGATAAGAATGTTAATCCTGATAATATAAATATCTTATTGTTGCTAAGCCTGTTTTTCAATCTGCCCCCCTGTTCACCTGAAAATGCTCCTATTCACCCGTCATTCCCACGCAACCTGTCCCCGCAGGATTTCATCCGTCATTCCCACGTAAGTGGGAATCCAGAATCAGGCCACCGGTCTGGATTCCCGCTTTCGCGGGAATGACGTTTTCATGAACCCTGGTGAGCCCTGAGCTGTGAGCTTGTCGAACAGTCGAAGGGCTCATGACGGTTCACCTGAAAATGCTCCTATTCACCCGTCATTCCCACGCAACCTGTCCCCGCATGATTTCACCCGTCATTCCCACGTAAGTGGGAATCCAGAATCAGGCCCACGGTCTGGATTCCCGCTTACGCGGGAATGACGATTTATTACCATTTATGAATCAGAGCCTCATGACGGTTCACTTGTTTTTCCCTGGACCTCGGTCCTGAGGATTGCCATCTCCTGAGCGAGGTCTTTTACCTGACCATGAAGACTTGATATCTTGGTTGCATAATATAGATTAACGACCATCAGAAATATCAGGCTGAATAAAAAGAGGGTTGTGGTGGGGAGGACTGCTCCAATGGTATCAGTAATAAACCTGAGAAGATCATACCATACTGCCAGTACTATAACCAATACACCTGTGAGCAGCCATATCCATGAATACTCCTCCCGGAGCCTTCTCCTCCTTACCAGCTCAACTATAATTATAAACAGCAATATGCTTATGCTAATCGCGAATATCTTTTGTTGGAATGGCATGAGATCCCTCCCCCTTCTTTAGTACACGTCTGTCAAATTTGTCGTTTCTTAACAGCGTGACAAACATGGATAAAAACATCTTGAATATATAATACACGGGTTTAAGACCGCTGTGCATTGATTGGCCCTGCTTTCTTGGGTGCATACGCACAGGGATCTCCCTGATGCGCAATCCGGCCCTGTGCAACATTATCATGACATCTGCATCAGGATAATCTGCAGGATAATACGGGCTTGCATAAAAACGTATGGCATCCCTGTTTAAAGCCTGATATCCCGAAGTCGGATCAGTAACAGGCTGACCTATAATAACCCCGGCAATCTTACTGAACAAGGCCATGCCGATTCTTCGCACCCCTGATGTCTTATATTCACCACTACCCTCTAAAAATCTCGACCCTATAACTACGTCTGCATTTTCCTTTTTTACTTCATCCAGCAAATCCCTGATGGAATCAGGATCATGCTGGCCGTCGGCATCCATCTGCACCACATACATATACCGCTTCAGCAGGGCATATTTAAATCCCGTCTGCAGCGCAGCACCATATCCCATATTAAAGGGAAGCCGTATGACCATGGCCCCTGCCTTCTCCGCAACCCTCGCAGTACGATCCCTTGAGCCGTCATCAATCACAAGGATAGCCGCACCGGACACCTTGTCCTGAATCTCCTTAATCAGGGGTGTGATATTATTTTCCTCATTATAGGCCGGAATGATTATGATAACTTCTTTTGAGCTCTGCATGATTACAATTCCATTATTTCCCTGTAATACTTTTCAGTGGCAATCGCCCTGTCATACTTCTTTATAAAGGCATCCCTGCCATTCCTGCCCATCTCTTCCTGCAAAGCATGGTCATGATAAAGCCTTAGAATCTTGCCGGCAAGGTCGTTATCCGTATCAA contains:
- a CDS encoding glycosyltransferase family 39 protein is translated as MGFTVAMKRFLTARVIALGGFVFLSFILRLFGAPPTIVVPDSCLYLSFAKSILNGKFSFDFHEGIDSILPPLYSISSAVLSFVTGDIEFSGVLVSVIAGALLVIPVFYLAKAIYDERSAWLSAVLILLSPLMIRWSGVMLTESLFITLFLSGIALGWHGIEGRKNVFLLLSGACIGLSYMTRIIGLVAVPAVIISVIFYSLNFTKSAVSGTGWKGDFNLKKLFKKVMVPLMIFFAGFILVTSAYLVKLHSFYGHWTIAGSYGSIKSTITYEGSATTSGWERLDAKKTGGDVIERVSNKVINNARNYLSALFKMLVLTIIFIAAGLFPGRKAIYPFLFVIFYFLALLVQPLSPLLDERVRYISPIVPLLLITTSGGIVHIYDAIKWKAVRYAMVPVSTGIVLVSFIYQLQVFPFNFNSSWITKKAFTDPDKIVGRWMNTNLPHPLRMMTRKPYIPYFAGATWFLTPSTYNAVIELANQKGVDYIVVDRRYDYFLRPELRFLFHKELAPSDLKFIDGVNDSKTSELVIGIYKINRQ
- a CDS encoding glycosyltransferase family 39 protein; the protein is MKNRLSNNKIFILSGLTFLSFLVRYFNAPPVILYPDSCMYLSFAKSILRGQFSFNFRNGDDIIMPPLYSISSAILSFFTGNIELSGIFISALAGALLIIPVFYLAKATYNEKAAWISAVLIFLNPSLIRWSGVILTESLFITLFLSAIAFGWYGIEGKKNILLFLSGAFIGLSYMTRIIGLVAVPALVMYIVYNYVVSRKTTGSKLFRDMLTPVIILSVGVLLVTGVYLVKMHSFYGFWTLSGSYGSIKGTMTFEGAETLHGWEKLASQQTETNFIDAVSKKIIVNIQSYLSALFKMLILTIIFIAAGLFSNRKVVYLVFFTIFYFLALLVQPLSPLAEEKVRYLSPILPILMIAASGGILRIYEMLRGKAIRYLVIPLAAGMILISWIPQLWLFPLNLNESWTKKRVFIDPEKDVGRWMKENLPHSARVMARKPFIPYYADAIWFLTPPTYNAVIAFADQNGIDYLVIDRKYDYYLRPELRFLFQTEQAPADLKLIYGTRNPRTGELVTGVYEIKG
- a CDS encoding glycosyltransferase family 2 protein produces the protein MQSSKEVIIIIPAYNEENNITPLIKEIQDKVSGAAILVIDDGSRDRTARVAEKAGAMVIRLPFNMGYGAALQTGFKYALLKRYMYVVQMDADGQHDPDSIRDLLDEVKKENADVVIGSRFLEGSGEYKTSGVRRIGMALFSKIAGVIIGQPVTDPTSGYQALNRDAIRFYASPYYPADYPDADVMIMLHRAGLRIREIPVRMHPRKQGQSMHSGLKPVYYIFKMFLSMFVTLLRNDKFDRRVLKKGEGSHAIPTKDIRD
- a CDS encoding DUF2304 domain-containing protein, producing the protein MPFQQKIFAISISILLFIIIVELVRRRRLREEYSWIWLLTGVLVIVLAVWYDLLRFITDTIGAVLPTTTLFLFSLIFLMVVNLYYATKISSLHGQVKDLAQEMAILRTEVQGKTSEPS